The sequence tgaAAATGCTATCATTTCATGCTCTCCGGAAATCTTCTTTCTCAGGCTTGAAGCAGTAGTAAGGTGTTTGATTCTACCTACTCTTTGCTAGTGCTTATCTGCCAAGCATGTAACAAGATTTTGCTTGTGCGTCCCAAGCAATGGCCAGTATAAAATTGGATAATCAAAGTACTGATCATGTCATGCTATCTTGGAATACTGGAAATGTTAGCATTCACGGGCTTGGATCAATGGACATGATCAGTGTGGTCTGAGGATGTTGCTGATATGGGTTTTATAGGCTTTGCTTGTTTTGACTGGAACCTATAAGCATATTTGGATGGAATATACCCTAaagatactttttttttaaaaggtacaagcgatagtctaatcTAAATAGGGAGGGGGTGTTTCTCACATAAACTACTAAGGTGCCATAGGAGTTTGAACTTGAGACCTGTAGTATGCAAGTAAAAGCCCTTTTTTCACTGAACTGCCGTGTTGGCATACCCTAAAAGATAAATAACCTTGCAACATAACCTTTTctgacaaaacaaaaaaggaaaaaagaagaaagaaaaatgtatCCTTTGGTTAGCAATAATGCTTCTGCTGTGTgtatggaaagaaaaagaaactagaaGATGATATGTTGTGATCGCAGTGCATTTTAGCTAGTTCCAAccaaatctatatatatatatatatatgtatatatagctTGTGCCCACTTTTAACATGGGTAgtgatttttattgttttatcaAGGGACAAAAACAAGGGGAGAAGTGTAGAAGGAGAAAATGGAAGTGTGCCATGTTAAATTGGGCACATCAATAAGCTCTCTTTGGGATATAAACAGATTTGGTTGGAATCTGTAAAAGCTTAAACAGTGACCACCCTATGGCTATGAATCTATGATGCAAATTTCCATGCCAAGCTATCTAAAGCAAATTTGTAAATTTGGTAAGTGAAAAGTATAGTCAGTATAGAATTACTTATAAGCAAACAATTCATTTGACAtaacaaaatatcagaaagTTTTCTATTATAAAGTAAAATACAAATAACACTGCCTTATTTTCATAAACAATGAATCAAAttaatatagaaaaaaaaaaaaaaaaggggaagaaatCCCCTACATCCTTGATCTTTACTTGTGTCGCTTTCTCAATCACTGTGTCTGTGATATGTGTCCCACAACTGGTAGGCATAAAATATATCTGTGTTGAGTGCAGTCTGCCCCACCAGCCTCCTCATAATTCGCCTTGGCTTGGCCCCGGGGCTCTCTCTAGTCTTCtctttcgttttctttttctttcatttcaacaacatTGCTCGAAACTGACACACAAACAAAGACAGTGATCGAgggagacacagagagaggagagaggagagagagagacattgATATTTgataaagagagaaaacaaacGCCACCTACTCCACAACCCCACCATGTTTGCTGTTCCTAAACACACCCTTCAACCCCAAAGACCGCAACTTTAATACTTTCCTCCACCATTTCATGACATTTCTGTTTCTGGGTTTCTCAAATGTCAGCTGCTGCTGAGGCTACCCATTACCGCCATTCAGTCAGCGGAGGCAGTGACGTGTCAGCCTCCGATGACTCGGACGACCAGTCTTGGCACTCCATGCTTGAGTCCACcgcaggaggaggaggaggaggagggccTAAGTCTCAGCTTTCTGGGGTGTCTGTTTCAGGCAATGTTCAGAGGGACTCTTGTGACTCAAATTGCTCTCTGGAGTTGGATTTGGAGAGTGGGGTTTTGGAGTTGAAGGTGGTGCATTTGAGTAAAGTTGAAAGAAATTGCAGAATTTGCCACCTGGGTTTGGAGGGTGGTGGCCCAGATGGGATCCCAATTGACTTGGGTTGCTCTTGCAAGGGTGATTTGGGTGCTGCTCATAAGCAATGTGCTGAGACTTGGTTCAAGATCAAGGGCGATACGTGAGTACAAACTTTTTCTCATGTTAAATTAGTAAGCTTTTGAGGAATTCTGAATTCCGTTccttattttctttggtttttggtgtttttttagaaattttaaacACCCGTTTGCTGGATTCTGgatgtttctcttttttggtttgaGTGTTTAATGTTCCTCCCAAATGCACCTTATGGAATAAATCGGCTTCTTTGTGTtgaaattttactttttaagaCCAAAAACAACGAAGTTGTCCTATCCCCATCCCCCCTCTGTTTTCACCGGTCTCTGCATTGAAGTGCAAGCACATGGATGCAAATGGTTTCTGTAGAGTCAATCTCTCACTTTTAAGGTGGTTTTACTTAAAACTATGATCATTCTGTAAGCATCCTTAGTCTTGTTGAATAATACAACAGATTAGCATCTTGGCAGTACATAGCTTCCTGCTTCTCTGAGGTCAGCTTTTTGAAATGCATACTAGCCAAGTAGCTTCTTTTCATTCATCTAATAGTcacctttgtttttattgttttgcttCTTATTGGCAAGCTGAATGAGACGGATCACGTGTAGAATAGAAGgcatatattaaatatatagaagaagaacaaatcTTGTAGTCGCCACTTGAACAATCACATTGAATCCTAAGCATATGTATCGTTATTGGTTTAGAGTTTTTATATCACGTTTTCTGTAGCATTAGTAGTAGTGGAGAGTGTGGGTCCAATGCAAGCTAAAGGAGTTGTCTATATGTGCAAGAATTGAGTACCAGTGGTCAAGCATTCTTAGCAAAGATGCGCTTGTAAATTACTGCAGCACACAGAATTTCTATTCCTATGTTTAGAAGTGGATATCTTGCCCCATGCGTTTGGTTATGTATGCTGCTAATTAAGATctaaatgtttaaaaaaatcatgccTATGGTTCAGTAAAAGATTTAGCGTTTGTGTAAACAAATTGGGAACTTTTTCCATTACAAGTTGAGTTTCTTTATGACATAAAAGAGATAAATATATGTGGGTTTTcctgttttcctttttattttataactcCGAAGTTGATAGTTCGGGGAAACCAAACTGAACAGACTGACATAATGTACTGTTGACAAACAAGATGCAATTTTTCTCTAGCGTGTGGAGTTAATGGATGCAAATGAAACATCCAAGTTTTATGAGGAAACATAATTTACATAAGCTGCATCACATGATATCACAAGAAGGTACTATAGGTGGGTTGTTAAGGCATGCTAATTCTATTCTGATTTTAGTCATCCTGGTAAACAAATGGAACGGCATATTGATGACGGGATGTTTTCCATGGACAGAAATAAAAGATTCCTAGCcagatatttttcaattacttaAGCATTCTCTTCTATATTCTTGATATATGTGTTCTGTTGGTTATAAAATTGACTGTGGCCTGTGTTTGTGCACAAGCCCCATAATACATTTTTCCTTATCTTTGTTTGTCTGGGTGACATGTTCTTTGCTGtctgtgtattttttttcttcttaagaTTTGATATTTATTGAACTGAAAAAATGGATAAGAAGAAAGTAATTGAAGCGGCCTTCTATCCAATAATACTTGCTTTCCTACATCTGGTCTTGTGTTCCCTCAAAGTTTCATAGTTAAGATGATTGGATAAATTGCCAATTCAATTCCTGTACTAGGTAGCTTTTGGTCTGTGGTTAACAAAcatagttttatttatttattttgcagaACCTGCGAGATCTGTGGCTCCACTGCATTCAACATTGCCACTGAGCAGACAAATGAGGCAAATGGCACTACTACCACACTCCCATCAGTACCAGCAGCACCCATGATCCTGGTGGAAACCAGAACCATGTGGCATGGCCGCCGCATTATGAATTTCCTACTTGCCTGCATGATCTTTGCCTTCGTAATCTCATGGCTTTTTCACTTCAAAGTGCTTTAATGAACACAAGcagggaaaagaaaaggtcTTTTCTATAAATGTGCGGCGGTAAGTTGCAGTTCCAAATCTTATTGTGCTTGTACTGCTACTTGTCTGTGCCCGGTCCTACTTGGCTCTACATTCTTGTTTGAGGCTTAGTTCCAAACTTGTACGCTCTCTGTCATCTGTAATATAAAAGGTGCAACCTGGCTATCTATAAAaagttatattatttttggataaGTGAGTAAGATCCTGTTTTCCATCTGCAATCTCTCCATTGTGAGCTCAGGGAATATTGTCTGGCAAATATTTTGTGAATGTAAGTCATATCTGTTTAGGTACGGACTCATCTGTACGGAAAAATTCCACGGAGATGCTCATAATGCCCTAGTACCAATAAGTCATGACGCCTACGAATGAAAGGCTTTTATCTCAGATGGCTTCTTCGTTCATTGAAAAGGTTAATTACAGTGTATAGTTTCTTAATGATCCTTGTAATACGCACGTTACCAGCATGAATGCATCGATTCAAAATTTTCGGTTCATTCAAATGCTATGGCTACCTTCAACTGTTTGAGATTGATTATTTAATGTTTGGAGTATTATATGTTTCACCTTGTGTTTATCATTTCTGCACAAGTCCTTGTTCATGCATTTTTGAATTCATCTTTTGTtggattatatataaattttcattaaaagaCGAGGTTAGAGAAGATCAGAATATCACTTTAGTTAGATGGATTAATCTTCAAGGCTGTTTCACAAACTGTTATTCCTAACAAAATGACAAGGAACACTAGAAAGTCTTTCTCTGGAGTGCAATTGAAGCAGACTTTTTGGGTAGGTAACTACTTGACCTTAGACTTTTGGTGTAGGCatcccaatttttgtttttctaactTTTGATATTTCTTTCACAGCAAACTTTCATGCTCTCCACTCTCTGCATCATCcccctctcttttttgttaCACGGAGGGCCGAAAGAAATTCATAGAAAATTCCAATGCTGGAACCAATTGAAGGAATTAAAAGCAAAATTTGTTTATACTCTAAACTAGAAATATGCAAAACATAACTAATACTTGACTTTACAAGTAATTATATCCCTAAATTAGACATAtgcaaaatttaatttcttttttcatacAAGTGACATTGAAGAATGTGAGAAGCAAACATGGAATTTGAAGAATGTGAGAAGCAAACATGGAATATGAACGTAAAAATCAAGCATTCAAGTATGATTAGTAAAATTAATCTCTCTCCATAGCAACGTGACATTTGATAATTATCTTGACGATTGTGAAAAGGTAATCTTactttaacaaaaaattaaaaaaggctgctttcctttttgtaaagttataaaaaatttctccgGTCCTGCCCACCTTAGGGCCTTTGTGAAATTATCCACTACTTCAGTACCAACGATAAAAAGAGTGGGGCAGTAATCCACTGCTTTTCGGGCTTACACAACATAACTGGTTTGCGTTCCCGTCCATCTCATATACACCCCAGATTCGCTCCTAAAACCCTAAATCGTGCATATACCTCGGtaagattttcatttttcttgctTCGCCTACAAATCGGATTCTTCAAAATCCTCCACTTCTAGAGCTACCAATCAACCAACTTTGAATTCTATCTCACTGAGTAAGACTGCTGAAATCCTCTCCGctaaatttttccattttggttttggttttgaaggAATCTGTGTTAAGTTATTTGGGGTTTTTAGGGTCCAATGGCTGCTGCTCCTAACAATGCGCCGACGGCTGTGGACAAGGAACAGGTAGGCACCCTTTGCTTCGTTGCCTTTTAATTTCTACCTATTGGACAGTGTCAAGCAATTGAATtattatattgaaattttatttgtgcCAAAGATCGGATTTTGGGGCAAGTTTTGGGACTTCATGGATCAGATGCTAAATGGGTATTTAGAACTTGCGTCTTCTGTAAACTTGGGTGTAACCAAATTTGGTCATGTTCTGTAAATGGTCAATCATGGCGGGTTTAGCCTTAGTGAAACCAAGGCATTTCCTGGGAGTTAGGAAGCAACGATGTTGTTCATTTTTATGGATTAACAATCTTTTTCTTATGAACTATTGTCCTAAAAGTGGTAAGAGTGGTGCTTTTGAAATAATCTTGACGTTTTGGAATGACTTGAAGTTcgtttttcacaaattttgcAGATTTTTGGTATGGCAGAGAAGGAGATGGAGTACAGGGTTGAGTTGTTTAACAAGTAAGTTCTCTGCGTGGTGTTGTTAGATGTCACGGTATACCAATGTGGTTTTTTAAGGAATGTGGGGTTTGTGCAAGGCTTATTATCTGAATTCTTCAAGCTCAGCTCCTGTAGTTAGAGCAATTCTTTGCGCTTGCCTGCTTCACTTCTATTTTCCTACTTCGTGAGCATATATGGTGgtgcacaaaagaaaaaaaagagcttATGATTGATACTTCCAAAGCTACCTGACTTGTTAGTGTTGTTGTGTAATTCTGTGAGCATTATAGTACCCTTGTGTTATACACTTAGCTAAGCACATCTATTTAGGTTGTGAATGTAAATTTGGTATATGCAATTTTCCATCTCTAATACTTCAGCTGTTGTGGTTATCCAGTTTTCAttaatgattttgattttgattttttcatATTCAGGCTTACCCACACGTGTTTCAACAAGTGCGTTGAGAAGAAGTATGAgaactcttttcttttctctttttatattttatggaCCTGTATGAAAGATGTGTGGCATTTTACTTTTAGGTCATTTTATTGTTAATACTGAAGTTAGTGAATGTGAATTTGTCAAATCATCCAGGTACAAGGAGGCTGAGTTAAATATGGGTGAAAACAGTTGCATTGATCGCTGTGTCTCAAAATACTGGCATGTAAGTTATCAATCTGTTTTCTTATGAATTTGGTGCTGTGGTTTCCTTGTTCTTTCAGTCATTTAATTTCTTACGTCTATTTTAATGTCTTATCTATTGTCAGTGAAGTTCTCTAAATAATTTCTTTggtcaaattttaaaactacTGGGATAGCAGTTTTCTTTTACAGTAATTTATTGTGTAAATTAAGTAGTGCCCTTCATCAAGTGTTGCTTTTGATTGaataaaaagtaataaatcTTGCATATATTACTTCATAAACAATTTTGCTACTGCTCTGAAACTATAATTGTGCAaatggtgttttttttatatattttagaaatggtggttttattatataaatattttaatgtgcatatatttgaattttttgttgtttgcaGGTAACTAATCTAGTTGGACAGCTGCTTGGTGCCGGTCGGCCTCCAATGTAAAACTTATGCCTCGTCTGATTTGGGACTTTCAGTGCTTGACTGGGTGGGGTGATGTGGAGATTGTAATTGTTCACATTGTTatgcctttttgttttttacaaaTTGTCATAAGCTGGTTCCATTTTGTAGTCCAAGAAATAAATAGGGACAGTTTTTAACATATGCCGCACTAGGTTCAAGTCCATAATAGAATTGGACATCCATAatgaggatttttttttaaattttctgttgAATAAGTGCCATTGGTTTTAATGGTTTGGTTACACC comes from Prunus dulcis chromosome 6, ALMONDv2, whole genome shotgun sequence and encodes:
- the LOC117629813 gene encoding uncharacterized protein LOC117629813, with product MSAAAEATHYRHSVSGGSDVSASDDSDDQSWHSMLESTAGGGGGGGPKSQLSGVSVSGNVQRDSCDSNCSLELDLESGVLELKVVHLSKVERNCRICHLGLEGGGPDGIPIDLGCSCKGDLGAAHKQCAETWFKIKGDTTCEICGSTAFNIATEQTNEANGTTTTLPSVPAAPMILVETRTMWHGRRIMNFLLACMIFAFVISWLFHFKVL
- the LOC117629814 gene encoding mitochondrial import inner membrane translocase subunit TIM10, coding for MAAAPNNAPTAVDKEQIFGMAEKEMEYRVELFNKLTHTCFNKCVEKKYKEAELNMGENSCIDRCVSKYWHVTNLVGQLLGAGRPPM